Proteins encoded together in one Candidatus Edwardsbacteria bacterium window:
- a CDS encoding FAD-binding protein, giving the protein MPYTPELKQLIKKVEATRPERVRRKKEGQEMPAMSLEERQAVLDAFHPDCKKTSKRPIGVGVNKGYAISPEIVDQLEAKSRVNPDKVDLNPRFTTDVLVVGGGGAGVAAAIMAKEHGAKVLILTKLRVGDANTMMAEGGIQSSSKLHKDSPYYHYLDVLGGGHFKNVPELAEALVGDAPETLAWLESLGCMFTKYPDGRLLTIHGGGTCRKRMHYAADITGAEIMRTLRDEALNFPEDIKGIDFTSAVELILNDKGQCAGVVAYNHETEEYFTIKAKAVIMATGGSGRLHIQNFMTTNHYGATGDGLVMGYRAGVELNFLHTVQFHPTGVSFPDQIEGLLLTEKFRGMGANILNIDAEQFVFEREPRDVEAAAFIRECEERKKGVATPSGKVGVWLDSPMIDDLKGKGTVEKEFVGKWKLYMRHDIDISKEPMLTYPTLHYQNGGLKINARSETSLPGLYAAGEVAGGIHGENRLMGNSLLDVCVFGRRAGQFAAEYIKTTAKDGKLSLEHVKKYHKELEAAGIGGERVSPMLLPDYSNPEVRKNQITTCYLGNIR; this is encoded by the coding sequence ATGCCATATACCCCTGAACTGAAACAGTTGATCAAAAAGGTCGAGGCCACCAGGCCGGAGCGGGTCCGCCGGAAGAAGGAGGGCCAGGAAATGCCGGCCATGTCGCTGGAGGAACGCCAAGCGGTGCTGGACGCCTTCCATCCGGACTGCAAAAAAACCTCCAAGCGTCCCATCGGGGTCGGAGTCAACAAGGGCTACGCTATCTCCCCGGAGATAGTGGATCAGCTGGAGGCCAAGAGCCGGGTAAACCCCGACAAGGTCGACCTGAACCCGCGCTTTACCACCGACGTGCTGGTGGTGGGCGGGGGCGGGGCCGGCGTGGCCGCGGCCATCATGGCCAAGGAACACGGGGCCAAGGTGCTGATTCTGACCAAGCTGCGGGTGGGCGACGCCAACACCATGATGGCCGAGGGCGGGATCCAGTCCTCTTCCAAACTGCACAAGGACTCTCCCTACTATCACTATCTGGACGTGCTGGGCGGCGGCCATTTCAAGAACGTGCCGGAGCTGGCCGAGGCCCTGGTGGGCGACGCGCCCGAGACCCTGGCCTGGCTGGAGTCCCTGGGCTGCATGTTCACCAAATACCCGGACGGCCGGCTGCTGACCATCCACGGCGGCGGCACCTGCCGCAAGCGGATGCATTACGCGGCCGACATTACCGGGGCCGAGATCATGCGGACCCTGCGGGACGAGGCCCTCAACTTCCCCGAAGACATCAAAGGCATCGACTTCACCTCGGCGGTGGAGCTGATCCTGAACGATAAGGGCCAGTGCGCCGGGGTGGTGGCCTATAACCACGAGACCGAGGAATACTTCACCATCAAAGCCAAGGCGGTGATCATGGCCACCGGCGGCTCGGGCCGGCTCCACATCCAGAATTTTATGACCACCAACCATTACGGGGCCACCGGCGACGGGCTGGTGATGGGCTACCGGGCCGGAGTGGAGTTGAATTTTCTGCATACCGTCCAGTTTCATCCCACCGGCGTCTCCTTCCCCGACCAGATTGAGGGCCTGCTGCTGACCGAAAAATTCCGGGGCATGGGCGCCAACATCCTAAATATCGACGCCGAGCAGTTCGTGTTCGAGCGCGAGCCCCGTGACGTAGAGGCCGCAGCCTTCATCCGCGAATGCGAGGAGCGTAAGAAAGGCGTCGCCACGCCCTCGGGAAAGGTCGGGGTCTGGCTGGATTCGCCCATGATCGACGACCTGAAGGGCAAGGGCACGGTGGAGAAGGAGTTCGTGGGCAAGTGGAAGCTCTACATGCGGCACGACATCGACATCTCCAAGGAGCCGATGCTGACCTATCCCACCCTGCATTACCAGAACGGCGGATTGAAGATCAACGCCCGCTCGGAAACCTCGTTGCCCGGGCTGTATGCCGCCGGAGAGGTGGCCGGGGGGATCCACGGGGAGAACCGGCTGATGGGTAACTCCCTGCTGGATGTATGCGTGTTCGGCCGTCGGGCCGGGCAGTTTGCGGCCGAGTATATCAAGACAACAGCCAAGGACGGAAAGCTCAGCTTGGAACATGTCAAGAAATATCATAAGGAGCTGGAGGCTGCCGGCATCGGCGGAGAAAGGGTCTCTCCCATGCTGCTGCCGGATTACAGCAATCCCGAAGTGCGGAAAAACCAGATAACCACCTGCTACCTGGGGAATATCCGGTAA
- a CDS encoding CoB--CoM heterodisulfide reductase iron-sulfur subunit A family protein — protein MEKIGVFVCHCGLNIAGTVDVKKVVSAISTYRDVAHAEDYKYMCSDPGQNLVIKAIKEKGLTGIVVAACSPTLHEITFRKAAERAGLNPYKVEIANIREQCSWVHDDKALATAKAIKIVRTMVEKARGDSPLETIKVDVTKKALVIGGGVAGIQAALDIANSGYPVILVERQPSIGGHMAQLSETFPTLDCSQCILTPKMVDVSKHPNITLYTYSEVEEVSGYVGNFKVRIKKKAAYVDREKCTGCGLCSEKCPSKNNSSEFERGMASRKAIYTPFPQAVPNKPVIDRESCTYFQTGKCGICAKVCTVGAINYEQQDEMIEEQVGSIVIATGYEVHPVSKFAEYGYGTIPDVIDGLQFERMLSASGPTEGEVKRPSDGKIPKEVVFIQCAGSRDPEKYFPYCSKICCMYTAKHAKLYKHKVHDGQPYVFYIDIRAGGKKYEEFVQQAIEEEKVVYLRGKVSRVYQDGDKVMVCGEDTLLGKKVEIAADLVVLASAITAQSDSRELAQKLKVAVDEFGFFSEAHPKLRPVESNTGGFFLAGAAQAPKDIPEAVAQASATAAKVLSLFSGKYLEHEPIVAKVNEDLCSGCRICVPACPYGAREYDKEKKVAKVNEVLCEGCGACVSACASGATQQNNFSDQQFYEMISTALEESNV, from the coding sequence ATGGAAAAAATCGGAGTCTTTGTCTGCCACTGTGGCCTCAACATCGCCGGAACGGTGGATGTCAAGAAAGTCGTTTCGGCCATCTCCACTTACCGTGATGTGGCCCATGCCGAGGATTATAAATACATGTGTTCGGATCCCGGGCAGAACCTGGTGATCAAGGCCATCAAGGAGAAGGGGCTTACCGGGATAGTGGTGGCCGCCTGCTCTCCCACCCTGCATGAGATCACCTTCCGAAAAGCGGCCGAGCGGGCCGGACTCAATCCCTACAAGGTGGAGATCGCCAACATCCGCGAACAATGCAGCTGGGTCCATGACGATAAGGCCCTGGCCACGGCTAAGGCCATCAAGATAGTCCGGACCATGGTGGAGAAGGCCCGGGGAGATAGCCCCCTGGAGACCATCAAGGTGGATGTCACCAAAAAGGCCCTGGTGATCGGCGGCGGGGTGGCCGGGATCCAGGCGGCCCTGGATATCGCCAACAGCGGATATCCGGTTATTCTGGTGGAACGCCAGCCCTCGATCGGCGGCCACATGGCCCAGCTTTCGGAAACCTTTCCCACCCTTGATTGTTCCCAATGCATCCTGACTCCCAAGATGGTCGACGTCAGCAAGCACCCCAACATCACCCTTTACACCTATTCCGAGGTGGAGGAGGTTTCGGGCTATGTGGGAAATTTCAAGGTTCGGATCAAAAAGAAGGCCGCCTATGTGGACCGGGAAAAATGCACCGGCTGCGGGCTGTGCTCAGAAAAATGCCCCAGCAAAAACAATTCCAGCGAATTCGAGAGGGGGATGGCATCCAGGAAGGCCATCTACACCCCCTTCCCCCAGGCGGTCCCCAATAAGCCGGTGATCGACCGGGAGAGCTGCACCTATTTTCAAACCGGCAAATGCGGGATATGCGCCAAGGTATGCACGGTGGGAGCCATCAATTACGAGCAGCAGGATGAGATGATCGAGGAACAGGTGGGCTCAATCGTGATAGCCACCGGATACGAGGTCCATCCGGTCAGCAAATTCGCCGAGTACGGTTACGGCACCATCCCCGATGTGATAGATGGTTTGCAGTTCGAAAGGATGCTGTCGGCCTCCGGGCCCACCGAGGGAGAGGTAAAAAGGCCCTCGGACGGCAAGATCCCCAAGGAGGTGGTTTTCATCCAGTGCGCCGGCTCGCGGGATCCGGAGAAATACTTTCCCTATTGCTCCAAGATCTGCTGCATGTATACCGCCAAACACGCCAAACTTTACAAGCACAAGGTGCATGACGGACAGCCTTATGTCTTTTACATAGATATCCGGGCGGGAGGCAAGAAGTACGAGGAGTTTGTCCAGCAGGCCATCGAGGAGGAGAAGGTGGTCTATCTGCGGGGCAAGGTTTCCCGGGTCTATCAGGACGGCGACAAGGTAATGGTCTGCGGCGAGGATACCCTGTTGGGCAAAAAGGTGGAGATAGCTGCCGATCTGGTGGTGCTGGCCTCGGCCATTACCGCCCAGTCCGATTCCAGGGAGCTGGCCCAGAAATTGAAAGTGGCGGTAGATGAATTCGGGTTCTTCAGCGAAGCCCATCCCAAGCTTCGTCCGGTGGAAAGCAATACCGGCGGATTTTTCCTGGCCGGCGCCGCCCAGGCCCCCAAGGATATTCCGGAGGCCGTGGCCCAGGCCAGCGCCACCGCCGCCAAGGTGTTGTCCCTGTTCAGCGGAAAGTACCTGGAGCACGAGCCGATAGTGGCCAAGGTGAACGAGGATCTTTGCTCGGGATGCCGGATCTGCGTCCCGGCCTGCCCCTACGGCGCCCGGGAGTACGATAAAGAGAAAAAAGTGGCCAAGGTCAATGAAGTGCTTTGCGAGGGTTGCGGAGCCTGCGTTTCGGCCTGCGCCTCTGGTGCCACCCAGCAGAACAATTTTTCCGACCAGCAATTTTATGAAATGATATCCACCGCATTGGAGGAGAGCAATGTTTGA
- a CDS encoding hydrogenase iron-sulfur subunit, which produces MFEPKMICFYCKWCTYTGADLAGTSRMKYVSNGVVLKTMCSSRIDPQHILEAFKKGADGVLIGGCHYGDCHYVTGNQLTHNRVAMLQKILPDFGIDPQRLRIEWISAAEGAKLVKVINTFTEDLRAMGPRRKE; this is translated from the coding sequence ATGTTTGAGCCGAAAATGATTTGCTTCTATTGTAAGTGGTGCACTTACACCGGAGCCGACCTGGCCGGGACCAGCCGGATGAAATATGTGTCCAACGGAGTGGTCCTCAAAACGATGTGCTCCAGTCGGATCGATCCCCAACATATTCTGGAGGCCTTCAAAAAAGGGGCCGACGGAGTGTTGATCGGCGGTTGCCATTACGGCGACTGTCATTATGTTACCGGAAACCAGCTGACCCATAACCGGGTAGCCATGCTGCAAAAAATACTGCCCGATTTCGGCATAGATCCCCAGAGGCTTCGGATAGAATGGATCTCGGCGGCCGAGGGCGCCAAGCTGGTGAAGGTCATCAACACCTTTACCGAAGATTTAAGAGCAATGGGACCGAGGAGGAAAGAATAA
- a CDS encoding oxidoreductase, protein MAKLKLGIYWAATCGGCDVSVLDTHERLLKIVEAADIYFWPIAMDFKYKDVEAMADGFLDVCLFNGAIRNSENEHLAKLLRKKSKVMVAYGACAAFGGIPALANFTTREKILEKAYKTTVSTDNPQGVYPQPSTKMPEGELTIPEFYNNVYKLSDIVAVEYTIPGCPPPADLLMTAVEAIVTGKLPPAGSTIAGEKTLCDECPLEKSEKPVITEIKRPFQVIPDGKKCLLEQGLICMGPATLSGCGAACIKVNMPCRGCFGPAKDIKDQGAKMLSALASIVKFDDEQKADKIINSMVDATGTLYRFGGANAILSPTRSKGEKP, encoded by the coding sequence ATGGCAAAATTAAAATTGGGCATATACTGGGCGGCCACCTGCGGGGGCTGTGATGTTTCCGTATTAGACACCCATGAGCGGCTACTCAAGATCGTGGAGGCGGCCGATATCTATTTCTGGCCCATCGCCATGGATTTCAAATACAAGGATGTTGAAGCTATGGCCGACGGCTTTCTGGACGTCTGCCTGTTCAACGGCGCCATCCGGAATTCGGAGAACGAGCATCTGGCCAAACTGTTAAGGAAAAAATCAAAGGTGATGGTGGCCTACGGGGCCTGCGCCGCCTTTGGCGGCATCCCGGCCCTGGCCAATTTCACCACCAGGGAAAAAATATTAGAGAAGGCCTATAAAACCACGGTCTCCACCGATAATCCCCAGGGAGTATACCCCCAGCCCTCCACCAAAATGCCGGAAGGAGAGCTTACCATTCCCGAGTTCTACAATAACGTCTATAAGCTGAGCGATATCGTAGCGGTGGAATACACCATCCCGGGCTGCCCGCCACCAGCCGATCTGCTGATGACTGCGGTGGAGGCCATCGTTACCGGCAAACTGCCCCCGGCGGGAAGCACCATTGCCGGAGAGAAGACCCTGTGCGACGAGTGCCCTCTGGAGAAATCCGAGAAGCCGGTGATTACCGAGATCAAGCGGCCCTTCCAGGTGATCCCCGACGGCAAGAAATGCCTGCTGGAACAGGGGCTGATCTGCATGGGCCCGGCCACCCTCAGCGGCTGCGGGGCAGCCTGCATAAAGGTCAACATGCCCTGCCGGGGCTGCTTCGGCCCGGCCAAGGACATCAAGGACCAGGGGGCCAAAATGCTGTCGGCCCTGGCCAGCATCGTCAAGTTCGATGACGAACAAAAGGCCGATAAAATAATCAACTCCATGGTAGATGCAACCGGGACACTCTATCGTTTTGGAGGCGCCAACGCAATTTTAAGTCCCACCAGATCAAAGGGGGAAAAGCCATGA
- a CDS encoding Ni/Fe hydrogenase subunit alpha produces the protein MKRITIDPITRLEGHGKIDIFLNDQGNVENAYFQIPELRGFEQFCIGRPVEEMPRITTRLCGVCPGAHHMASAKAVDNVYKADPTPAAKKLRELFYNAHVVHSHIAHFYALGAPDFIVGPEADPAKRNILGVIEKVGLEAGTEVIKHRAYAQKIQEIIGGKATHPVCALPGGMSKALKKEERDEMEKWIISTIEFAKFTLKAFEDIVLKNQEYVDLILSDVYMLKTYYIGMVDENNRPNFYHGKIRIVDPDGKEFAKFDQQDYLDHVREHVESWTYLKFPFLKNVGWKGLIDGKESGVVRAAPLARLNVSEGMATPLADAEYQKMFQTLGGKPVHHTLAMHWARIIELMYSAERQLELIRDPEITSPDVRTIPTETPSEGVGIVEAPRGTLIHHYKTDSNGILTDVNLVVATVFNNAAMCLDIKSAAQKLIKNGNVTQGILNKVEMAFRAYDPCFACSTNTLPGEMPLIVKLHNADGSLADEWRRD, from the coding sequence ATGAAGAGAATAACCATAGATCCCATCACCCGCCTGGAAGGCCACGGGAAGATCGATATTTTTCTTAACGACCAGGGAAATGTGGAGAATGCCTATTTTCAAATCCCCGAGCTCCGGGGATTCGAGCAGTTCTGCATCGGCCGCCCGGTGGAGGAGATGCCCCGGATAACCACCCGGCTGTGTGGCGTCTGCCCCGGGGCCCATCATATGGCTTCGGCCAAGGCGGTGGACAATGTTTATAAGGCCGATCCCACCCCGGCGGCCAAAAAATTAAGGGAGCTTTTCTATAACGCCCATGTGGTGCATTCCCACATCGCCCATTTCTATGCCCTGGGCGCGCCGGATTTTATCGTGGGCCCGGAGGCCGATCCGGCCAAGCGGAACATCCTGGGGGTGATCGAGAAAGTGGGGCTGGAGGCGGGAACCGAGGTGATCAAGCATCGGGCCTATGCCCAGAAGATACAGGAGATAATCGGCGGCAAGGCCACCCATCCGGTGTGCGCCCTGCCGGGGGGCATGAGCAAGGCCCTTAAAAAAGAGGAGCGGGACGAGATGGAGAAGTGGATAATCTCCACCATCGAGTTCGCCAAATTCACCCTGAAGGCCTTCGAGGACATCGTGCTCAAGAACCAGGAATACGTAGATCTGATCCTGAGCGACGTCTACATGCTGAAGACCTATTACATCGGCATGGTGGATGAGAACAACCGCCCCAATTTCTATCACGGCAAGATCAGGATCGTGGATCCCGACGGCAAGGAATTCGCCAAGTTCGACCAGCAGGATTACCTGGACCATGTCCGGGAGCACGTGGAATCGTGGACCTATCTTAAATTCCCCTTTCTTAAGAATGTGGGATGGAAGGGTTTGATTGACGGGAAAGAAAGCGGCGTGGTCCGGGCCGCCCCCCTGGCCCGGCTCAATGTATCCGAGGGAATGGCCACTCCGCTGGCCGATGCCGAATATCAGAAGATGTTCCAGACCCTGGGCGGCAAGCCGGTGCATCATACCCTGGCCATGCACTGGGCCCGGATAATCGAGTTGATGTATTCGGCCGAGAGACAGCTGGAGCTGATCCGGGATCCCGAAATAACCTCCCCGGATGTCAGGACCATTCCCACCGAGACCCCCAGCGAAGGGGTGGGGATAGTGGAGGCTCCGCGGGGAACCCTGATTCATCACTATAAGACCGACTCCAATGGGATCCTGACGGATGTCAACCTGGTGGTGGCCACCGTCTTCAACAACGCCGCCATGTGCCTGGACATCAAGAGCGCCGCCCAGAAACTGATAAAGAACGGCAACGTCACCCAGGGAATTTTAAATAAAGTGGAGATGGCCTTCCGGGCCTACGATCCCTGCTTTGCCTGTTCCACCAACACCCTGCCGGGCGAGATGCCGCTGATCGTGAAACTCCATAATGCCGACGGCAGCCTGGCCGACGAGTGGCGGCGCGATTAG
- a CDS encoding hydrogenase maturation protease, with translation MSEKAKTLILGMGNAIASDDAIGLIIAERIKQDQKFSGIDVETIESGGLAILEMLQGYDTAIIIDSIKTGLHRPGEILRFRPEDFDCTQRSAGVHDVGFFTSLKLGRKLNMKIPERIEIIAVEILENRLVSEDITPEVRAAVGPVIEMIKGML, from the coding sequence TTGAGCGAAAAAGCCAAAACTCTGATTCTGGGGATGGGGAACGCCATCGCCTCGGACGATGCCATCGGCCTGATCATCGCCGAAAGGATCAAACAGGATCAAAAATTTTCGGGCATAGATGTTGAGACCATCGAAAGCGGCGGGCTGGCCATTCTGGAGATGCTGCAGGGCTACGATACGGCCATAATAATTGACTCCATCAAGACCGGCCTGCATCGGCCCGGCGAGATACTCCGGTTCCGACCGGAGGACTTCGACTGCACCCAGCGCAGCGCCGGGGTTCATGATGTCGGTTTCTTTACCTCCCTGAAGCTGGGCCGGAAGCTTAATATGAAGATCCCGGAGCGGATAGAGATCATAGCGGTGGAGATACTGGAGAACCGCCTGGTAAGCGAGGATATCACCCCGGAGGTAAGGGCGGCCGTCGGTCCGGTGATCGAAATGATAAAAGGCATGCTGTGA